The Streptococcus iniae genome contains the following window.
TCTGAGTAATTGCACTTCCTTCAGGTCCATAAGGATTGTAGATGGTGTCTTGGTAATGATTACTTAGAACATATTTGACGTCTTCAACTGTAACTTTACGGTATGGTTTTTGACACCAAGGGATAGCAAAACTATGTGGGTCTTGCTCAATTTCAGGATTTAGAAATTTTTGCATCGCCCAAGCACGAGGAGTGTTATAGTGTTTGTCTCGATCTTTTTGACTCCCAAAAGCATAACGTGGGTTGAAATGTTCATTAGAGTAGGTCAAATCCAAGTGGTAACGCTGGATAAAGTCTCTTAAATCTGCTGAACAAAGGTAGTCATCTGTGTTATTAAACTCAAAATGATCGATGCCTAGCTGATTAGGATTCGTCACATAAGCATCATCTGGCACACGACGTGCAATCCAGTGATGACCACCAACTGTTTCAAGCCACCAAATATCATTAACATCTGAAAAAGCAATACCATTAGATTCATAGGTTCCATATGCTTCTAAAAGTTTTCCAAGTCTCAAAACACCTTCTTTAGCAGAGTGAATATATGGAAGAACTAATGTAAGCATGTCTTCTTCGCCAATACCAGATTCTACCAGAGGATCCGCTCCAAGAACACGGGCATTAGTTGTAATGGTTTCTGTAGCACTCATGGCAACATTGACAGCGTTCACACCTGCCTCAGCCCAAATACCATCTTTGCCAAGTGCATCTGGAACGGAGGTGTAGGTCATCGGATTATCTGGTAAATCCATATTAAAAGAGGATAAAACCGACTGATAGTGTCTTGGTTGCTTATCAGCCTTTACCA
Protein-coding sequences here:
- a CDS encoding C69 family dipeptidase; protein product: MRNTKIQDSCTTILVGKKASYDGSTMVARTEDSQNGDFTPKKMVVVKADKQPRHYQSVLSSFNMDLPDNPMTYTSVPDALGKDGIWAEAGVNAVNVAMSATETITTNARVLGADPLVESGIGEEDMLTLVLPYIHSAKEGVLRLGKLLEAYGTYESNGIAFSDVNDIWWLETVGGHHWIARRVPDDAYVTNPNQLGIDHFEFNNTDDYLCSADLRDFIQRYHLDLTYSNEHFNPRYAFGSQKDRDKHYNTPRAWAMQKFLNPEIEQDPHSFAIPWCQKPYRKVTVEDVKYVLSNHYQDTIYNPYGPEGSAITQKAFRPIGINRTSQTALLQIRPNMPKEIAAIQWMSYGAMPFNTMVPFFTQVTHIPNYFANTTENVSTDNFYWINRLIAVISDSHFSHHQTAIETYSDQTMAKGHAMIHSVEDAFSKGEKVDLTVKNQEMSDYIQEETQKLLNLIVFDASNLMTNRFSLSD